The sequence GCTGTCGTTTGTAGAACCTTGGCTGGGTGGCCGCAAGCCCAATGCTCTGTCGGTGAGCCTGAGCCATACGGTCTACCGGTCGTATAACTACTACGATCTCTACAGCCGGAACAGCGGTAACGCCGTTCCCATTGGCTCATACACCAACACGGCCATTACGGTGGGGCTGGGTCGTCAGTTGAAAGTGCCCGATGATTACTTCTCGCTGAGCAACTCGGTCACCTATCAGCAGTATGACCTCAACAACCTGAATATTTTCGGGAATGGCTACAGCAACGGGGTATCGAACAACTTCACGTTCAACACGACGCTGTCACGCAACAGCATCGATCAACCGCAGTTTCCGCGCCTGGGCTCATCGTTTACGCTGAGCGGCTCGTTTACGCCGCCTTACTCGGTGTTTCGGTCGAAAGATTACCAGCCCGACGCCGCTAACCCCTACCGTTGGGTCGAGTATCACAAATGGATGTTCGACGCCAGCTGGTTCCAGACGGCGGTGGGCAAGTTTGTGCTGAACGCCCGCGCTCACATGGGCTTCCTGGGCAGCTACAACTCGCGCACGCCCATCGGTCCGTTCGAGCGGTTCGTGCTGGGAGGCTCAGGTTTGGCTGGGCAAGGGCAGTTTGCGCTGGCGCAGGACATCATCGGTCTGCGGGGTTACCCCGACCGCCGCGTGCTGACGCTCGACAACAACCGCGTGGCTACCGGCAACGAGGCCAACCAAGGTGGGGTTGTTTACAGCAAGTACGTAGCCGAACTGCGCTACCCGGTATCACTGAACCCATCGGCTACGATCTTCGTGCTGGGCTTCCTGGAAGCAGGCAACAACTGGGCGACCTACAAGCAATATAACCCCTTCGACCTACGCCGTTCGGCGGGTGCGGGTGCCCGTATCTTCATGCCGGCCTTTGGTCTGATCGGGATCGACTACGGCTGGGGCTTCGACGAAATTCCGGGTGTTCAGAAAGCCGGCACCGGTCAGTTCCACTTCACCATCGGGCAGCAGTTCCGGTAGGAAAATGTACGATGTATACTAAACGATGAACAATGAGCTAGCGCCGGAACAGTTAGTTGCGCGCTAGCTCATTGTTCATCGTTTAGTATACATCGTACATTTTTTAACGCCATTAAACGTTCTCTACCTAAACACATCTAACCAACAGACAGCCGCCCGCGCAACTATGAAAAGGGGTTTGTTCTTAGTAACTTTGTGGCTAATTGGTGGAGCTGTTCCGGCCGTTGCTCAGAAGTTTGGGTACGTTGATATGGAGTTCATATTCAGCAAATTACCTGAATACAAGAAAGCGCAGGATGGGATCGACCAATTTGCAGACCGGTGGTCGAAAGACATTCTGGACAAGCAGGCCGAGATTGAAAAAATGCAACGCGCCTACCAGGCCGAAGAGATTTTGCTGACCGACGACATGAAACGGGAACGGCAGCGGGTCATCAACGACAAGGAGCGCGAAGCACGGGAATACAACAACAAAGTGTTTGGCTATGAGGGCCTTCTCTTTCAAAAAAAGAAGGAACTCATGAAAGCGCCGATGGAGTTAGTACAACGAGCCCTCGATAAAGTAGCCACGCAGCGTAAGCTCGATTTTCTGTTTGACAAATCGAGCGAGGGCATGATGATGCTTTACACCAACCCCCGTCACGACTATACCGATTACGTGATGGAGGAGCTGGGTCTCGACCCTGACAGCCAGAAAGCGAAAGCGGCACCTGCCAGGCCGGCAGCCGCCCAACAGCAAAAGCAGTAAAACCTAACTAAACAATCCAATACACAGTCGAATGAAAAAGAATCTGGTCATGGCGCTTGGCGCAGCCCTGTTAATGGGGGGCCTGAGCGCACGGGCACAAGCCCAGGCGTCAACGCCGGTAACGGCTGCTCCGTCAGCCTCAACGTCCTCTGCCCCCCGGGCAACGGCCGCAACTCCGCTTAAAATCGGATATACCAGCATGGACTATCTGCTCCAGCAGGCTCCTGAAGCGAAAGACATCCAAAACCAACTGACGATTACGCGCACTCAACTCGAAAACGAGTCAAAGCGCCTTCAGAAAGAGTTTGAAGATAAATATAAGGCCTACGAAGCAGGACAGGCTCAGATGTCAGAAGTGATCAAGGCTGACCGCGAAAAAGAGCTACAAGGCCTGCAAACGCGCTTGCAGGAGTTTCAGCGCAATGCTGAAGGCACGCTGCAGAAGAAATATCAGGACCTAGTTAGCCCCGTGTTGCAGAAAATTCAGAAGAACGTAGATGCCGTAGCTAAAGAAAATGGCTACTCGCACATCTTCAACCTCGACGCGGGCGCCGGTACGGCCGTTATCCTGTTATATGCACCCGAAGATGGCAATATCTCGGATCTGGTAGCGAAGAAAATGGGCGTAACGCCGAAGCCGGCTGGTGCTGCCACTGGCGCAGCAACGACCCCGGCTCCGAAGAAGTAGTCAGTAGGGTTTGAAAGGGTTTGCGGTCTACCGTTTAACGTCTGATGTTGGTTTACTACCTGAGTAAGCAACAACAGGCCTTAAACGGTAAACAGCAAACCCTTCTTCATGCCACTGCGGCTTCCAGCAGCCGGATGGTGCCTTTCGTGGCGTCAATTTCGGCGTTGATGCCGAGCGGAATCGTGAATTTGTCGACGATGTGGCCAATCATAGCGCCCGAAAACGCGGGGACCTTCAGCGGTTCCAGGTACGTTGCCAATACGTCTTCCAGCGTGAGCGAGCCGTAGCTACCCTCGGTTTCGCACTTGGTGCATTTGCCAAATACAACACCGGCCACCTGATCGAGCACGCCCGCCAATTTGAGTTGAGTCAGCATTCGATCAACGCTGTAGGGTTCTTCGTGAACATCTTCCAGAAACAAAATAGCCCCTTTCCAATCAGGTACGTAGGGCGTGCCGATGAGGTGGCTCAGCACCGTGAGGTTGCCGCCCAGTAGTCGCCCGCGGGCTATACCGGGGTTCAGCGTGGTGATGCGGTCGCGGGTTTGCGTGAGCGTATCGCCCTTGTCGGTTGGATTCTGGAAGAGCGTCGCTTCCCCATCCATTAGCACCCGCCGCAGCCAATCGACCGTAAACCGATTCCAGGTAGCGGCCCCTTCCGGTCCGTGCATGGTGGCTAACCCGGCTTTGGCGTTGATGGCCAGCAGCAGGGCGGTAATGTCGCTGTAGCCGATCAGAATTTTGGGGGTGCGGCGCATCTGTTCGTAATTGAGCAGGGGCAGCAGGCGGGCACAGCCCCACCCGCCGTGCATCGCCATCAGGGCGTGGATCGACGGGTCGGCGAAGAACGCATTCAAATCGGCGGCCCGGTCGGCATCCCGACCCGCCAGATAGCCGTAACGGTCATAGAAATGGGGTGCTAGCCGGGCTTTCAGGCCAAGTGCCTGTAGCGACTCAATCGTAATCTGCACCTGCTCACGGCTGTAGGCGGGCGCCGCCGGGCAGAACAGCCCGACCGTATCGCCGGGTTTCAGCCGCGGCGGTTTTTGCAGGGGTAGCGGGAGGGGTCGGGCCTCAGCGGGCCACTGCCTGACCAAGGGAGCCAGTAAGGCCGATTTAAGCAGCGTTCGGCGGGATAACATAGATCAATTTAGATGAAGAATAGCCGCTAAAAGAAGGGTATTTTACGTTTATACCCACCTAATAGGCGGAGAAAGATACCTTTTAAACGAGTAAAGTAGAAAGCATTTTTGCCGCCCTTTCGCAACATATATCCACCCGGTAAAGCCGGTCTGTTTTCGATTGAATGAAGCCTTACGCGCTGTATACTGCCGAAGAGTTGGCGGCTGATGATCTATTCGTTCGTTGGGTGCAACACCCCTACGACGAAGAGGTGTCGGCTTTCTGGCAACAGCTGCTCAATCAGCAGCCGCGGTTGTCGGCCCGCTTCGACGAGGCTCGTTCGTTGATTCTGCACGCGGGTAGCTCGCTATCGTTGCCGGCCCTGCTGCCCGACGAGTCCGATACGCTATGGCGGCGCATCCGGGGGTCCTTGCAGGACATGGAAGATGTGCGGAGCCTGCGGCCCGAGGTACGTCGGTTTATTGGCTGGTGGTACTTCGTCAGGGCGATCGCGGCCACGGCCTGCATTGCCTCGCTGCTAGGGCTGGCGGTCTACAAACAGTATACACAGGAAGCCTCCCGGCTTATCACCACGACCACACAGGCCCGGCTCATCACCTTGCCCGACGGCTCACAGGTACGTCTGTTTCCGCACAGTAGCCTGCGGTTTACGCCGCGCGGATTCGCGCGCGAGAGCACAGCCGAGGGCAGCGTGCACACCGAGCTAACCCGCGCGGTATGGCTCGATGGCACCGCCGAATTCGATGTAGTGAACTCACCGGCGGGGGGCGTTACCAACGCGTTTCGGGTGCATACCGAACACCTGACCGCCGAAGCGACGGGCACGCATTTCAAGGTTACCCACACCGACGCCCAAACAAATGTGGCCTTGCGCGAGGGCCATTTGAACCTCTTGCTGGGTCATCAGCAGGTGCGGCAACTCAACCCCGGCGAGGTCGTTTCGGTAGCGGGTGGCGAAATACGTTAGTTAACTAGCAAAAACCTTTCTCTACTAAGCCGGTTGTTTTTGGTGAGAAACCAAACAAACCTCAACCGATGGAAAAGCAGACCGGCACCCATGTAGACAAGACAGTTCTCGTAACAGGAGCCACCAGCGGTATTGGCCGCGAGCTCGCCACCCTTTTCGCCAAAGACGGCTATAACCTCGTCCTGGTTGCCCGTAGCGACGAAAATCTGTCGCAGGTAGCTGATGGACTCGAGCAACAATATGGTATAAAGGTGACGCAGATCGCCAAGAATCTGGCCGACGAACAGGCTCCGCAGCAGATCTACGACGAGATCAACGGCAAGGGCGTGCAGATCGATGTGCTGGTCAACAACGCCGGTATGGGTGAATACGGCAAGTTTGCGACCGAAACCGATTTGCAGAAGGAAATGGACATCATCCGGATCAACGTATCGGCGCTGGTGGGCCTGACCAAGCTGTTTCTGCGCGACATGGTGCAACGCAACGAAGGCAAGATTCTGATGCTGGGATCGGTGGCCTCGGTAGTCCCCAACCCATTGATGGCCGTTTACGGAGCTACGAAGTCGTTCATTTATTCGTTTTCGGAAGCACTCCGCAACGAGATCAAGGATACCAATGTGACGCTGACCGTGCTGATGCCCGGCGCTACCGACACCGACTTTTTCAACAAAGCCGGCGCGATGAACACCAAAGCGCAGGATAAAGCCCGCGACACATCGCCCGCCGACGTGGCAAAGACCGGCTATGAGGCCTTGATGAGTGGCAAAGACAAAGTTGTACACGGAGTGGCCAACAAAGCCACGGTGGCGATGGCGCACCTGCTGCCCGACTCAGCCGTAACGAATCAATCGCGGCAGGATATGAAGGATATCAACGAAGCCGAAGAAGAATCGCATACTGCCCAGAACGTGGCGCTGAGCCTTGGCATCGCGGCGCTGGCTATTGCGGGTTTGTTTGTGCTGAAAGTCTGGAACGACCGCAGCCCCGTTGAAAACGCTTACGACGAAACACGCCTTCGGTACAAGGCCAACCGGCTGAAAAACCGGGCCCAAACTGGTCTGGAAGACCTGAAAGAAACCGTATTGAACGCGGTAAATTAAGCGCGCAGTTAGTCATCAAGGTCCAATGTTCAACGATCCTCGCTATCTTGGACATTGGACCTTGACTCTTTTTTCCGCTTGACACCTGCTTCCTCCGCGCCGACTACTGCCACATCGCTCGACAACCGGCCCAAGATTGGCCTTTCGTCGGCCATCATTTTTGTCATCAGCTCGGTCGTTGGCACCGGGGTCTTCAAAAAAGTAGTCCCCATGGCTGCCGAGCTGGGCTCGCCCACGCTGGTGTTGCTGGCTTGGTTGCTGGCCGGGCTGGTGAGTCTGGCCGGTACGTTGAGCAACGCCGAAGTAGCCAGTATGCTCGCCAGCGAAGGCGGCGAATACGTTTACTTCCGCATCATTTATAACCGCTTCTTCGCTTTTCTCTTCGGCTGGACCAACTTCGCCGTTATCCGTACGGCTTCCATCGCCTCCATTGCCTACGTCTTTGCGCAATCGGTCAATTCACTGATTCCGCTACCGGCTACCCCCGCCGCCTGGGCCGATTTTTCGCTGCTGGGCCTGCACCCGCTCGAAAATAGCAGCGTTAAGCTGTTGGCTATCGCGCTGGTTTGGGGGCAAACCGCGTTCAATATCCGGGGCCTACGCACCGGCGAAGCCATCAGTCGCGCGCTCACCGCTATCATGGTTATTGTGATGGTGGGTTTTGTCATCATGGGTCTGGTGTCCGGGGTTGGCAGCGTGGCCAACCTGCAACCCATCGATACGGGCTTGTCGGGGAGCTCGTTGCTGAGCGCCATGGCACTGGCCTGCCTCAGCGCCTTTTGGCCCTATGAAGGCTGGAATACGGTCGGGTATATTGGTGGGGAGATCAAAAATCCATCCCGCAATTTGCCGTGGGCGCTTACCATCGGTA comes from Fibrella aestuarina BUZ 2 and encodes:
- a CDS encoding OmpH family outer membrane protein — its product is MKRGLFLVTLWLIGGAVPAVAQKFGYVDMEFIFSKLPEYKKAQDGIDQFADRWSKDILDKQAEIEKMQRAYQAEEILLTDDMKRERQRVINDKEREAREYNNKVFGYEGLLFQKKKELMKAPMELVQRALDKVATQRKLDFLFDKSSEGMMMLYTNPRHDYTDYVMEELGLDPDSQKAKAAPARPAAAQQQKQ
- a CDS encoding SDR family NAD(P)-dependent oxidoreductase, whose translation is MEKQTGTHVDKTVLVTGATSGIGRELATLFAKDGYNLVLVARSDENLSQVADGLEQQYGIKVTQIAKNLADEQAPQQIYDEINGKGVQIDVLVNNAGMGEYGKFATETDLQKEMDIIRINVSALVGLTKLFLRDMVQRNEGKILMLGSVASVVPNPLMAVYGATKSFIYSFSEALRNEIKDTNVTLTVLMPGATDTDFFNKAGAMNTKAQDKARDTSPADVAKTGYEALMSGKDKVVHGVANKATVAMAHLLPDSAVTNQSRQDMKDINEAEEESHTAQNVALSLGIAALAIAGLFVLKVWNDRSPVENAYDETRLRYKANRLKNRAQTGLEDLKETVLNAVN
- a CDS encoding APC family permease, producing the protein MTPASSAPTTATSLDNRPKIGLSSAIIFVISSVVGTGVFKKVVPMAAELGSPTLVLLAWLLAGLVSLAGTLSNAEVASMLASEGGEYVYFRIIYNRFFAFLFGWTNFAVIRTASIASIAYVFAQSVNSLIPLPATPAAWADFSLLGLHPLENSSVKLLAIALVWGQTAFNIRGLRTGEAISRALTAIMVIVMVGFVIMGLVSGVGSVANLQPIDTGLSGSSLLSAMALACLSAFWPYEGWNTVGYIGGEIKNPSRNLPWALTIGTLAIMVLYLLMNLVYLYVVPVGDLAALKGQPNSIAAVTVAGTMAGSIGSLVLSCLLLVTTFNCCSITILMASRLFYAMSKDGQFFSRIDYLHPTFQTPSRSLLLQAAWTTLMVLSGSFDTLTDMLIFAAFIFYGATTVGVFILRKRMPDTERPYRVIGYPIVPGLFIAFCAYLVINTLINRPYEAGVGLLLMATGVPFYFYWKRKQPA
- a CDS encoding S66 peptidase family protein; protein product: MLSRRTLLKSALLAPLVRQWPAEARPLPLPLQKPPRLKPGDTVGLFCPAAPAYSREQVQITIESLQALGLKARLAPHFYDRYGYLAGRDADRAADLNAFFADPSIHALMAMHGGWGCARLLPLLNYEQMRRTPKILIGYSDITALLLAINAKAGLATMHGPEGAATWNRFTVDWLRRVLMDGEATLFQNPTDKGDTLTQTRDRITTLNPGIARGRLLGGNLTVLSHLIGTPYVPDWKGAILFLEDVHEEPYSVDRMLTQLKLAGVLDQVAGVVFGKCTKCETEGSYGSLTLEDVLATYLEPLKVPAFSGAMIGHIVDKFTIPLGINAEIDATKGTIRLLEAAVA
- a CDS encoding OmpH family outer membrane protein, with translation MKKNLVMALGAALLMGGLSARAQAQASTPVTAAPSASTSSAPRATAATPLKIGYTSMDYLLQQAPEAKDIQNQLTITRTQLENESKRLQKEFEDKYKAYEAGQAQMSEVIKADREKELQGLQTRLQEFQRNAEGTLQKKYQDLVSPVLQKIQKNVDAVAKENGYSHIFNLDAGAGTAVILLYAPEDGNISDLVAKKMGVTPKPAGAATGAATTPAPKK
- a CDS encoding FecR family protein: MKPYALYTAEELAADDLFVRWVQHPYDEEVSAFWQQLLNQQPRLSARFDEARSLILHAGSSLSLPALLPDESDTLWRRIRGSLQDMEDVRSLRPEVRRFIGWWYFVRAIAATACIASLLGLAVYKQYTQEASRLITTTTQARLITLPDGSQVRLFPHSSLRFTPRGFARESTAEGSVHTELTRAVWLDGTAEFDVVNSPAGGVTNAFRVHTEHLTAEATGTHFKVTHTDAQTNVALREGHLNLLLGHQQVRQLNPGEVVSVAGGEIR